The genome window gattttttcgatggctggtgtgatgaacatgtagaatgttgaggtgatgtcctgggcatgggcaactgcatgtcttgtgggccctggggtcatccttatgacattttgtgcttccatcctgccctggttgtcatatggtgacaaggaccatgttattttgctgttatttgacaaaaatgtctctctttcagcttgggggatttcttcttcatctgaagatgatgcatcatgctctgggttgtattcttccccatcttattcttcagatacctcctcctcttctaaatcattgttctcttgttcctcctggacatctgaaaaaagatcagatctacgacctgttgggcactgaaatGTTCACTCATGGTTCAGCAAAGAGAAAACAAGtgggactgtcatctgcagcacctttatagcctctgactgcattcccattagtaaacaatgctttcaagaaatgtttattttgtcagaaatgtctttattttgtctgaaatagtttttgtctgtgaacttgagtcatgtgtggggtcgtggaggggagatgctgcacatgcacaagaacattttagttttgtctgagttcaatcaaTAGCACACAATCTCCATTTCTcattgtgtgtacgtgtgtgtgtgtgtgtctttgtggtttttgtggtgtgtaatttattttataacaatctttgtaccctggtggtgtacagctttcatggaaatatgaacaaaggtgaTGTTTCacctttttctaatgttggggttaCTCTAGGAAAAGTCAACAAATTtaaagttgaaaaaatataatttagggggttttctctgctgttaaagtggcgggtcattttttacccttaagacaacacaagggctAAGTCTGCAGCTCTATCCTGGATGGAAAGCTATCTATCAAGGATGAGGCAAAAAGTGTTCTTTAATGgtagcttttcaaacagaaaaaatatatacactgtggtgttcctcaaggaaGTTGCCTAGGCCCACTTCTCTAACAAATCAAGAGTggtcatgtatgctgatgactctacAATGTATAGCACAGCATCAGAATGTAATGAGCTAACATGTCCTGAGCAGTGAACTAAgaatggtgtctgagtgggttgatatgaacaaattggtgttgaacatttctaaaactaaatgtattttatttggtTCAGTTTTGTACTTGCTGATGATCCCCAGTTGAATGTGTTGATGAATAGAACACATGTAGAGGAAGtgagaaaaaaaactaaactaCTAGGCATCATGTTGGAAGCAGCTTTATCATGGTCAGAACACATAGATAATATAGTTATTAAGATGGGTAAGGGAATAGCTGTTacaagaaaatgttcagagtATGTAACATCTAGCACTCTGAATCAGGTGATTCAATCCCTgatcctatcacacttagagtactgtccagtttcTGGTCATCTGCAGCAAAGAAAGATATTGAAAATCTCCAAATCGTTCAAAACAGGGCTGCCAGATGAGCTCTTCATTGCTCTATCTGTATGAATATTATCCAAATGCATCAGAATCTCTCATGGCTTCACGTTAAAAACAAATTACTATTCAGTCTTCTGATCTTCTTTAGGAATAttatatttttcaaaaaacaacagTATTTATCAGGCCAGTTAGTACATACTATGCAACATGCATAACCACCAAACCAGACAGGCAAATTCAGGGCAGCTAAGACAACCCAAGCCAAGGACAAATCGCCTTAAATCTACAGTTTTATATAGAGCCATAGCTGAATGGAACTCTTTAACAATCCATATAAAAattgggcgagcggtttgctgataaaggttgtgaacagagtgcaccatggtggcagtggggttatggtatgggcatgcataagctatggacaatgaacacaattgcattttatcgatggcaatttgaatgcacagagataccgtgacaagatccagaggcccattgttgtgtcattcatccgccgccatcaccttcTGTTTCggtatgataatgcacggccccaggCCGGTATACAATTCCTGGAAATGGAAACTGTCTCAGTTCTTCcaaggcctgcatactcaccagacatgtcacccattgagcatgttgggatgctctgaatcgacTTGCATGACAGCGTgctccagttcctgccaatatccagcaactttgcaaagccattgaagaggagtgggacaacattccacaggccacaatcaacagcctgataaattctatgcgaaggagatgtgttgtgttgcatgagccaaatggtggtcacaccagatactgactggttttctgattcacgCCCCTGCCTTTTTTGGTAaaatatctgtgaccaacagatgcatatctgtattccaagtcatgtgaaatccatagattagggcctaatttatttatttcaattgattgatttccttaaatgaactgttaCTTAGCAACATTtttgcatttttaaaaaatatatttttgttcagtatagtatagtcTTTAACTCTCCTGATTACTTGTAGCTGTATATTCCGTTAGTTTGTGCTGTTGGTCTCACTCAAGTGGCTGCTAGCACCgtcatgaaaaggggcatgagAGAATCCCTACAACATTACGTCTTTCTAAGTAGTAAGAATACTTGGAAGCAGGCGTCGGGGtaggttccttgttccttgtcaatcattggcttattggtaagtaaatcaatcaaacctttattaatgcaattgcagacagaagttgacaacggaAACACAGCACGTATGTTTcagagtaagttctgcaaaataaAAAAAGTCAAAGTTGCTGTAATATACTTGCAGTCAACCACTAGTGGTGTAACTGCCtaagtcaacaccttctactcatgagaccaagtCCATGCATATACAGTTATGCAAACTTGCAGGAGAAAACAatagttccagtgttttctaagggctCAGCAGTAATTTTCCATTCACATATGTCTGACTTGTCTCTTATCTATTTACTCCCCTGCAGGGGTCTGTGTCTATGTATCTCTTTTAGCCTTGAGGCGCTTTCTCACAGACACCCTGTTTTGACTGCAATGGCTCACACATCTTTCAGACCGTTCTGTATAAGAGGCAGAGGCTAGAAAATAACTGTGGAACAGTATTAAACATTATAATGCATATATTGCTAATCTGTGGcccaggaccctataaatgtagtggGGGAGGGTCTTATagcccttctattaatacaacataagcataatcaattattataatacatcaatcatttggtgcagcccctatcatgaccaaGGTGACCCCATCacaggcaatgttgaaaagtaatctttagacgtacttttcttaaatgtagttttgtaattgactaaaacaagcagacaagaAAATAACGTTTGAAAAAGGTAACCACAAGTTGTTTTCCCCACAGGCAGGCAGGGGCGCAACGTTCTATCTAATACCGACTGGAACTATGTAAAGGACGTGTAATGAATGTGTTGTTAACATGTATTCCATATGTTTCTCCATTTAGTTTCTTTTGCAGTTTCCGAGGTCACCATAGTGGACCTAGGCCATTTTCAGGAAAAATCATGCGTTGTCTTTGATAGTATCATATTTACCTTATAAAAAACAAATCAACTTTGAATTAATTAAAATAGTTGTATTTGGaattaaacaaataaatacataatacatattcatattcaataCAATATTCAAAACTGAAAGAATATGCTTTCCAAGTCCCAGGGGGCTGCggaggggagaatggctcataataatggctggaatggagctaatggaatggcatcaaacacatggaaaccatgtgtttgataccattcaaccaattccgctccagtccttaccacaagcccatcctccccaattaaggtgccccCAACCTCCTGTGTTCCAAGTATGTTTATTGTTTTCTTAAAGGGGGCTGAACTTCCTGATTGAGTCCTGGTTTCAATTCTCCTCATTAGGAAATTAAACTAAATGAGTTTTGGGTCTCGGAGGCACTCtttgatgtgggtgtctcttGTGTTTGTTCCGACGTGGGAAGCATTTGTACTTACACTCGGCCCTTTGAGAACTTTAACCAGTCGAACAAGGTCTTGTGTCTGGAAGAAGCctaaattagctagcaagctatccaACTTCTTTTCCAGCTGGTGTGCAACAGTGTCAAAATTGttttgactttggatagcctatctctggggctagttagggaccgtcaataaattacacattgtaaatgggacaatattttcatgttacACATCTTTTATAGGTGTCTCCTGAAATGCTTACATTTCATTAATGTAGTTGGTTTGAGACATAGTCCATTTTCTAccagagaatagaatagaagttTTTTATTGCCTTCAGTTGCTCTTTAAGTAACGCTACTTCtcaaaattataataataatcaataggCATGAAATATAAAATTAACCTTTTCTCTGCCTGAAGTTTAAATCTGAATGCACTGGGAAATGTTATCTTTAATGAttttgttattattgtttttaaATTGGCAGTGCATTCCGATTATAAAATCACCTTAATGTATAGCAGGTGATTCATAAAAGTCTAAAATCACATAGGACATAATCAGACAATATTCTCTGTGTGCATTAATGCATGTTTAAGATGTAAATACTTATTTTCTGCACTAGTGCTCTTCAACAAAAACAGATTAAGTCTATGTAGTGATGATGTCTTGTGGAAAGGTATTGCATTTTCATGTATGTATTGCAAAATATGTATAGCAATGTATTGCACTGTGTATTGTTGGAAATAGACTCAAAACAATTCACGAGCAGCTTTCCTAGATCACATACCTACACCCTTTTATAACTacaatcacattatatctaccccTTTTTTAAGAAGATGAATATCGCAATGTTCGATAAAGCCCAAACTTTATATATTGTCTCTTATTTAGGGCTGGGAAGCGTCTCATGTGAATCAGAAGATCATGGGATGGATAAGTGACCCATTTCAGTGTGGAACATGGCTTGTCATCATTTTGCCTGAGGAGCTACAGGCTAGCCACAAGTAGTGACAGGTAGGAGGACATAACCATTTTTGAAGAACACGTGCAGGAGGTCATAGTTCAGGGTTTAAGAGTTCAGGGGTCAAGAGTTTGTTTGCATACGTGTAATGATAATACTGCTTATGATGGAGCAAACATAGTGAGAATATAAATCTGAGAAAGTCCTCtcactcctccatccatccagggTTATGATGTGTGGTGCATCGGTTTAGCCCAGACAAGGTTCCCTCAGACCAGCAGATCAGCCCAGATCAGGAGTCCTTGGGGCCTGCGAAGGGAAAGGTGTCCACCCATCTCTGTGTGCGGGCCTTGCACTGGTCCCAGTCATAGAGGGGGCGGTACTGGAAGTGGCGCTGGGCCTTGTCTGAacccactgtgaaggaggtgctgGCCACAGCGAGTGTGTAGCGATTGAGTAATGGTGTGTAGCTGCACACAGGCTTCAGCACCCAGCGGAGCAGGTCATTCAGGCACGCCACCAACCACAGCACCAATAGCGGCACACGGACCTGGCGGAAGTTGAACCCAGACAGGAACTGCATGTTGAAATCCTCATAACTCTTGTAGGGTGAGTCGTCATAGCAGAAGTAAACTTCCCCTCCAAGCCGTTGGGGGTGCTCTCTCAGGGAGCGAGCAGCCAGCAGATGCATCCAAGCCACGTTACCTGAAAAAAAAAGGAAACTATGCTGAGAACGTGCATACCACTAGCCTAATCCACTAGGGCTGGAGAACAAGTTAAGTAGCCACCTTGGTACATAACCAAGAGCTCAGTAGAAAATCAGCTAAAAGTATGCTCAAGATCTTGTAGGTGTGGCTAGGTATCAGCACGGGTTTCAGGACTCACCTGCATAGACACGGCCATGTTCCGTGTCCTTTGGGACGCCTCGAATGATCCAGCCCCCTGTCCTCACACCCATCTGATAGAAGTCCCTCATCAGCTGGTGCTGCTCACCATAGATCCCTGTGGGACGGAGGGAGCATGTGTACAAGCAGGCCCCTTCATTCACCTggccagagagaagagaggaaggatgtGGTAACAGAGGATTagaaactgatgggagtggaCGGGAAATGAAAACCCAGATTCCCAAATACGCAGTTTTAACTCAACATGTTAACAGAAGGGTGGAGTAGACTAACGCACAAGGGAACTTAAACAGCTTTTTGGCAGAGTAACAGTGAAGTTGAAAAGAATTCTACCATTTATCATAACTCAGAAATATTAGTTTTTTTGCGCAGAGTAACAGCACAAATGTGGCCATTGGGCGAAAAAATCTTACATGCAACATAAGCTCCAAAATTTTTTTCATGGATTACTATAGTATATTTGTGTTCTGCGGTACCTTTTTGAGCAGTTCagtcaaagagagagaataagTATCTGAATAAGGTCCATGAAGGGATTCCCTATCTGAATCAGGCTATTAATGAGGGTACCATTAAAGGCAACTATCCCCCGGATCTTTCAAAATGTCCATCAAATAAAAGTGTGTgagttggtctgtgtgtgttattaccGCGTCTTTGTATGAGATGTGACGTGTTTATACAAGTACCTTATTGCCGTTGGCCTCCAGCACCAGTTTCTCTGCCTTGGCCTTGCTTCTGGGGTAGGGCATATCGTGATAAACATTGTAGATGGTGTCTTCATCACCTCTGtgcatgaaagagagagagggagacggtggGGGGGTGTTATTATTTGATGACCTTTGAACAGAATATCACATTCACATGTGGAATGTGGAATGATTCAGTATAATAGCCAGATGGACACTGGCAGTTTCATGGTGTTGTTTCTCCTTGCTGGCTGTGCAGGACTCATCCTGTTGTTTCTGTGAATATTTTAGCAAAGTCAGTCATACATGTAAAGGCTGACAGACATTTTCTGATGTGAAAGGAAGAGAATAGCAAACATCTGCAAatccgcagtgtgtgtgtgtgtgtgtgtgcgcgtctgtctgtctgcatctggAAAATATCTTCAACACGTGACAGCTGGCAGGACGACTTCAGGGTTGGCTGGTGATCAACTatttccctcatccctctctgtctctgtcactaattCCTTGGTATGACAGAAATGAGTTTTAACATCTGAAATGTTACGAAAAACATCCGAAACATCAACGGCTCCCAGGACCTGCCAGCCTAAAACAGGTCAAACCAGACAATGCTGTACCTGAACCTATTATCTAACACAGGGCTGTTATTATGATGTAGTTATTGTTGCCACACAGTTTTCCTGACATCATCACACAGCATTACAAAGTACATGGGCCTGGCTATGTTCATATTGAACTGGCAATGTGCAGCTTCAATTCAATGGTGCAGATGAATTCTATCCTGTGATGTTCCTCATAGCTACTACTGACTGTCATCATCTTTGTCACATATCCACTTATCTTCTTATAGGGACCATATGTGATAAGTACATTCCTAAACACACCTAGAATAACACACAATGACGTACACTGAgtttaccaaacattaggaacaccttcctaatattgagtttcaccccccCACTttctccctcagaacagcctcaatttgtcggggcatgggctctacaaggtgttgaaagcgttccacatggatgcctgcccatgttgattccaatgcttcccacagttggctggatgtcgtttgggtggtggaccattcttgatacacacgggaaactgttgagtgtgaaaaacccaacagagttgcagttcttgatacaaaccggtgcgcctggcacctactaccataccccgttcaaagacacttaaatcttttgtcttgcccattcaccctctgaatggcacacatacacaatccatgtctcaataatctcaaagcttaaaaattcttccccttcatctacacttcaTCTCCACTGATTTATGTGGatttgacatcaataagggatcatagctttcacctggtcagtctgtggtggaaagagcaggtgttcttaatgtttgtatactcagtgtagagcATAACATGTCTGCCACATCAGAGAGGCTAGTGCTTTAGTCTGtgtaagagagggagggatgaaggaagTGTGCCTTGATGTGGGCTCTGCTTCATATCCATCATCTACTAGACCTTAACGCAACACTATGACTGGAatgctctctctcatgtctctctaaTAATAATCTCTATTCCTGTCTCCTATCTACCTCTTTATGCATCTCTCCTCGCAGTAAATGTCTCTCGATGGAGAATTAGGGAAGAATTGATACATACGAGTTCATAGAGAAATCAGAAAATAAAAGAAATAGTCACATGGCTGATATAATACAGATAAGGGAAATCTCTACCATACGGGCTAGAAAAAAGACAGATGGAAGAGAGGTAGTGATTTAGTGGAAagaggaaaaaaacaacaaaagccTAAAGGAGAAACAGATATTTGTGAAGTAAAACTCTACCTGATAAAGGGGTCTCCTTTCACATTGGGGCCGACCACCTCCATGCTGCTGGTGTAGACCAGATACTGAATACCATTCTCCACACAGGCATTGATCACATTCACAGTTCCTgttagagagacggagagaggaagagaaacatTCTAGAGGCCAATAACTAGAGGATATCATTGATTTAATTGCAGAAAGAAAGGGCTAGGGTGTGGTGCGGTCAACATGAAGTGCATGCAGAACATCTGGTCAGAGATGTTGGCAGACGATGAGTACACAAGTACCTGAAGGAGCATGTTGTAGGAACTAGCCCCGGATGATAAGTGTTTTCTCAGAGCTCAACACAAACATCCTAGAAGGATTTGAAACATCTGATATACAGTAATTACACTAAATAATACAAACAACTATTCCTGTGAGGACAATGTCATATTTTCCAAGAGACGACAAGCAGAAATATGGGACAGATACCCAGATCTGGGACAGtgagacacacaaacaccacagtaGGCCACCCACCAGACGGGGAATAGATAGAATAACCACAAACAGGAAACAAAGTGTCAGTGTTCAATTGGGCTTATATAATGCTTCCAAGGGCTTGCTATTTGAATTTGATGTTGTTAGTTTAATAGAAACCAGTTGACTTGCAGTGGATCACAGAGAGCAGCTGATTCCCTTCAATAAGTTGAGTTTGTAGGTAATTCAGTTGCATGAAAACCACCTGACAGGCTGGCACTAACCTTATCGTGAGATGTGAAACCTTTTGAGATGAGTCTTTTACAGCCATTTCAATCTCatgacaagcacacacacaatttcTATAAACAGGCGACTCTCAGAGACTCACACACCATTTCTGTAAACAGGCCttctcagagacacacacacacaccatttctaTAAACAGGCCTTCTCAGAGACTCACACACATTTACCCACTACATAAATAATGACCTTatttgtgtatgtctatgtttgctCACTATAAAACCATTGTTGTAGTTATcatccttaaaacctgtttggtatagggggcagtattgagaattttggaaaaaatatgttcccatttttaactgcctcctacaccaactcagaagctagaatatgcatattattgttcaggtttggatagaaaacactctgaattttctaaaactgtttgaatggtgtctgtgagtataacagaactcctatggcaggcaaaaacctgacaaggtttcaagcaggaagtaccctgtctgacaaggagtcgtgcgtcttacctctttttattgaaaagtaaggatcttagctgtaacgtgacaattcccagggctccaataggctctcagagcccgcgaaataactgaaggtttacgagggaacctcaggttgaaatatattatcgccttttgtaagtggatgctcggaggacctttcaatgatgcgcgtgcatgagtcgcttctgaggagaaattttattcggctgtttaggctcaatgcatactcccggtcggaatattaacacttctctacgacataaatggcataaaaattggttttaaacagcggttgacatgcttcgaagtacggtaatggaatatttagacatttttgacacgccaatgcgccatgcgcgacaccgcgaagaagcattctagaactcacgaacaaaacgtcgctgtttggatataacgatggattatttgggaccaaaccaacatttgttattgaagtagaagtcctggcagtgtattctgatgaagaacaagcaaggtaagaacatctttcttataggaaatgtgattttggtggatgctgacctgggtgggtatctaaatagctagccctgtaatgccgggctatgtacttagattattgcaaaatgtgcttcatccgaaaagctattttaaaatcggacatatcgagtgcatagaggggtaatgtatctataattcttaaaataattgttatgctttttgtgaacgtttatcgtgagtaatttagcaaactgttagtaaattcaccggaagtttgcggtggttatgctttttctgaacgtcacatgctaatgtaaaaagctggtttttgatataaatatgaacttgattgaacagacatgcatgtattgtataacacaatgtcctaggtgtgtcatctgatgaagattataaaaggttagtgctgcatttagctgtggtttgggtttatgtgacatgatatgctagcttgaaaaatgggtgtctgattttttctggctgggtactctgctgacataatctaatgttttgctttcgttgtaaagcctttttgaaatcggacagtggggttagattaacgagattcttgtctttaaatagctgtgaaatagtcatatgtttgagaaattgaagttatagcatttctaacgattcaaaaatcgcgccactggatttcagtggctgttacgtaggtgggacgagttcgtcccacatgtactagagaggttaacagacTCAAGGGGCAGTTTTATAGTCAGAATGTTCAGAGGAAAACACCAGGCACTATAGGAAGGGAGAGGCGACAGGCAAACAGGAAAAACGTGGGTTATACCATGAATCACAATAACTTTAGGGAACACTATTTCATGGGTTTTCATGAGTCTCCATAACAGTTCCTGTTGTGGTATTAATTTACAGTCAAGAGAAGCCAACCACCCCTCCTATGTTTGTCTCGTTCTATCATCAATCATCTCGAAGGCAaccatttctctctcctcttttctgttCCCTCAACATATTTTCCATTCCCTTCTTCGTAAATCCTCCTGTGTCTTAAGGCTTCCACACATCGCATCGAATGCGGATCTAGTGTTCGTCTGCCCACCGTTCAGCGAGCTGTGTTTTCGGGACCACTCGCTGTAGACGTCTGACTGACAACATTTTTTCTGCGATTCTACATGTAAAAAAATCGGTGCGTATTCTCGGCCAGTGAATGCTATTGCTGTGTCTGAGCCCTTACCTTGAACATTCACAGTCTGGATGACTGTCTCAGGGACTCTGTGCCAGACATCCACCAGGCTGGCCGTGTGGATGACCAGGTCTGCCCCCTTGGACACCTCCAGGACACTGGTGTAATCTGT of Salmo trutta chromosome 1, fSalTru1.1, whole genome shotgun sequence contains these proteins:
- the LOC115203767 gene encoding 3 beta-hydroxysteroid dehydrogenase type 7, which translates into the protein MSTKERGLVYLVTGGCGFLGQHLLQVLLEKEDAVTEIRLFDKHIDASLNGHSTERVKVVVTQGDITDYTSVLEVSKGADLVIHTASLVDVWHRVPETVIQTVNVQGTVNVINACVENGIQYLVYTSSMEVVGPNVKGDPFIRGDEDTIYNVYHDMPYPRSKAKAEKLVLEANGNKVNEGACLYTCSLRPTGIYGEQHQLMRDFYQMGVRTGGWIIRGVPKDTEHGRVYAGNVAWMHLLAARSLREHPQRLGGEVYFCYDDSPYKSYEDFNMQFLSGFNFRQVRVPLLVLWLVACLNDLLRWVLKPVCSYTPLLNRYTLAVASTSFTVGSDKAQRHFQYRPLYDWDQCKARTQRWVDTFPFAGPKDS